One window from the genome of Drosophila albomicans strain 15112-1751.03 chromosome 2L, ASM965048v2, whole genome shotgun sequence encodes:
- the LOC117565397 gene encoding facilitated trehalose transporter Tret1-like, which yields MSKLLQSSLLSPKTRYQLLATIIVNIITFSHGVGIGWLSPTLAKIQSSDSPLSFQLTIDEISWLGSMLGLGSLCGNLTIAFLLERMGRKFCIYLLAVPYACLWILIYCASNVGFLYAARFLCGFTGGAGYAVVPIYISEVANSDIRGALTSMVMLSVNLGILVGYILSTYLAYHVVPFLAIILPIAHFTANLLLPETAPYLLKKSRLLAAEASFKHYQNQRDDLEDNSKAEFEEFRLAVDAQQASNTTALTYKDLINKPALKAFAGAFILLSGYEFGGIFSFVNYMSDIFKATGVLLDVNTWTIIIGVVQIVGVYTSTIFVDIIGRRILMLISTLGVGLGCIAFGFFTYYAQIYDLQHLNWLPLVLMVAIIYVGNVGICGIFFVVLVELFPAKIRSLCTSISVVFLSILVFVTLKLFPLLLHYFGISATMWFSASASLLTFVYFLLFLPETKGKSMITD from the exons atgtcaaAGCTATTGCAGAGTTCTTTGCTCAGTCCCAAGACACGCTACCAACTACTGGCCACCATAATAG TAAACATTATTACATTCAGCCATGGCGTGGGAATTGGCTGGCTATCGCCTACGCTCGCCAAGATACAAAGTTCCGACTCTCCGTTAAGCTTTCAGTTGACCATCGATGAGATCTCCTGGCTGGGTTCTATGCTTGGCCTGGGCAGTCTTTGTGGCAATTTAACTATAGCTTTTCTGCTCGAGCGAATGGGCAGAAAGTTCTGCATTTATTTACTAGCAGTTCCTTATGCT TGCTTGTGGATTCTGATTTATTGTGCCTCCAATGTGGGCTTCTTGTATGCGGCACGCTTTCTTTGCGGCTTTACCGGAGGTGCTGGCTATGCGGTAGTTCCTATCTATATCAGCGAGGTGGCCAACAGCGA TATACGCGGCGCATTGACTTCCATGGTGATGCTATCTGTCAATTTGGGCATACTTGTTGGCTATATACTGAGCACTTATCTGGCTTATCATGTGGTTCCTTTCTTGGCCATCATTCTGCCGATAGCGCATTTTACAGCGAATCTTTTACTGCCCGAAACGGCGCCATATCTCCTAAAGAAAAGTCGCCTCTTGGCCGCCGAAGCCTCTTTCAAACACTATCAAAATCAACGTGATGACTTGGAGGACAATTCCAAGGCGGAGTTTGAGGAGTTCCGCCTAGCCGTAGATGCCCAGCAGGCTAGTAATACCACAGCTTTGACCTACAAGGATCTGA TTAACAAGCCCGCTCTCAAGGCCTTTGCTggtgcttttattttattatctgGTTATGAGTTCGGCGGCATCTTCAGCTTCGTCAACTATATGTCGGATATATTCAAGGCCACCGGTGTCTTGTTAGATGTCAATACATGGACTATTATTATAGGCGTGGTGCAAATTGTGGGCGTTTATACTTCGACCATATTTGTGGACATCATTGGACGTCGCATACTCATGTTGATCTCAACCCTGGGGGTTGGCCTCGGTTGCATTGCTTTTGGTTTCTTCACCTACTATGCGCAAATCTATGATTTGCAGCATCTCAACTGGCTGCCCTTGGTGCTAATGGTTGCCATCATATATGTGGGCAACGTGGGAATCTGTGGCATCTTTTTCGTGGTGCTAGTCGAACTCTTTCCCGCCAAG ATACGTTCTTTGTGCACCTCGATATCCGTGGTCTTTCTCAGCATACTTGTGTTTGTCACCCTGAAGCTGTTTCCGCTCCTGCTCCATTATTTTGGCATTTCGGCAACCATGTGGTTCTCGGCCTCTGCCAGTCTGCTtacatttgtgtattttttgttgtttttacccGAGACTAAGGGCAAGTCTATGATCACCGACTAA
- the LOC117565399 gene encoding facilitated trehalose transporter Tret1-2 homolog has protein sequence MSKLLQNSLLNPKTRYQLLATIIVNIITFGHGVGVGWLSPTLTKIQSSDSPLSFQVTIDEISWLGSMLGLGSLCGNLTIAFLLERMGRKFCIYLLAIPYACLWILIYCASNVGFLYAARFLCGFTGGAGYLVVPIYISEVANSGIRGALTSMVMLSVNLGILVGYILSTYLAYHVVPFLAIILPIAYFTANLLLPETAPYLLKQSRLLAAEASFKYYQNQRDDLEDNSKAEFEELRLAVDVQQARNTTALTYRDLITKPALKAFAGACILSSGYQFSGIFSFINYMSDIFKASGALFDVNTCTIIIGVVQIVGVYTSTIFVDIIGRRILMLISTLGVGLGCIAFGFFTYYAQIYDLQHLNWLPLVLMIIIIYVGNVGLIGIFFVVLVELFPAKIRSVGTSISVVFLSILVFVTLKLFPLLLHYFGISVTMWFSASASLLTFVYFLLFLPETKGKSMITD, from the exons ATGTCAAAGCTACTGCAGAACTCCTTATTGAATCCTAAAACACGCTACCAACTGCTGGCCACCATAATAG tgaACATTATTACATTCGGTCATGGTGTGGGAGTTGGCTGGCTTTCGCCTACGCTCACGAAAATACAAAGTTCCGATTCGCCATTGAGCTTTCAAGTAACCATCGATGAGATCTCCTGGCTGGGTTCTATGCTCGGCCTTGGCAGTCTGTGTGGCAATTTAACTATAGCTTTTCTACTCGAACGCATGGGCAGAAAGTTCTGCATTTATTTACTAGCAATTCCTTATGCT TGCCTGTGGATTCTGATTTATTGTGCTTCCAATGTGGGCTTCTTGTATGCGGCACGCTTTCTTTGCGGCTTTACGGGAGGTGCTGGCTATCTGGTAGTTCCCATCTACATCAGCGAGGTGGCCAACAGCGG cATACGCGGCGCATTGACTTCCATGGTGATGCTATCTGTCAATTTGGGCATACTTGTTGGCTATATACTGAGCACTTATTTGGCTTATCATGTGGTGCCTTTCTTGGCCATCATTCTGCCGATAGCGTATTTTACAGCGAATCTTTTACTGCCCGAAACGGCGCCATATCTCCTAAAGCAAAGTCGCCTCTTGGCCGCCGAAGCCTCTTTCAAATACTATCAAAATCAACGTGATGACTTGGAGGACAATTCCAAGGCGGAGTTTGAGGAGTTGCGCTTGGCCGTGGATGTCCAGCAGGCTAGGAATACCACAGCCCTGACCTACAGGGATTTGA tTACAAAGCCCGCTCTCAAGGCCTTTGCTGGTGCATGTATTCTATCCTCTGGTTATCAGTTCAGCGGCATCTTCAGCTTCATCAATTACATGTCGGACATATTCAAGGCCTCTGGCGCCTTGTTTGATGTTAATACTTGCACTATTATTATAGGCGTGGTGCAGATTGTGGGTGTTTATACTTCGACCATATTTGTGGACATCATTGGACGACGCATTCTCATGTTGATCTCAACCCTGGGGGTTGGCCTCGGTTGTATTGCTTTTGGTTTCTTCACCTACTACGCGCAAATCTATGATTTGCAGCATCTCAACTGGCTGCCCTTGGTGCTGATGATAATCATCATCTATGTGGGTAACGTAGGACTTATTGGCATCTTTTTCGTGGTGCTAGTCGAGCTCTTTCCCGCTAAG atACGTTCGGTGGGCACCTCGATATCCGTCGTCTTTCTCAGCATACTTGTGTTTGTCACCCTGAAGCTGTTTCCGCTACTGCTGCATTATTTCGGAATCTCGGTGACCATGTGGTTCTCGGCCTCTGCCAGTCTGCTTACATTTGtgtactttttgttgtttttgcccGAGACTAAGGGCAAATCTATGATCACCGACTAA
- the LOC117564759 gene encoding uncharacterized protein LOC117564759 isoform X2 produces MGPSGSGKTTLLDCLSGQRHFDSGNVYLNREPLSKRWRRKIGYVLQEEIFFTQLTLRETVLYTALLRLPESMARAEKLRLVDHILDTLELTCCQQTKFGDYLNRGLSGGEKKRANIACELLTNPLLMLLDEPTSGLDSHSAISLMKVLKRYAQLEQKTIVISVHQPSSQMFHMFDKLLLLHQGRTAYFGEVQNIFRHFEDIGVTIKPHYNPADFVLEQLKSHPDIREKLFVAARESHCNYLNTINSNSNGNGHPQSQSQDKSLEKQHNSNLINYVYNQYANRHNTTKDCDADEEAAQHLVYSAADSQSNFSSCASSDCQSYSAGKKCANDDDWLSYPTRFHTQFSVLSSRNFKEAKPRMLSKLNWFQTIGLALMAGAIWFQLPRTEEFLHDLQGWMFFSQTYWMLFALFGALNSFPSEREVISKERRSGAYRLSAYYLAKMCAELPLVITLPTVYLMISYPMLGCSSFKLFFLMLIFLLLNTIVAQSVGFFIGACCMDMNVSITLSALYTLATQLFGGYLSSRIPEGLSWIRYTSMIHYAYQNMQILEFREGPPISCGSPSSYEICKQQTTEFIPYEEILKAQNSTSPLWLNTLILMMFFLVFRGLGYAVLRYLRCPKKT; encoded by the exons ATGGGACCCTCGGGCAGTGGCAAAACCACACTCTTGGACTGCTTGAGTGGCCAGCGGCATTTTGATAGCGGCAACGTTTATCTCAATCGCGAACCACTCTCGAAGCGTTGGCGCCGCAAAATTGGATATGTGCTGCAGGAGGAGATCTTCTTCACTCAGCTGACGTTGCGCGAAACCGTTCTTTACACCGCATTGTTGCGCCTCCCCGAATCGATGGCACGTGCCGAGAAGCTGCGTCTCGTCGATCACATATTGGACACCCTGGAGCTCACCTGCTGTCAGCAGACCAAGTTTGGTGATTACCTCAATCGCGGTCTCTCTGGCGGCGAGAAGAAGCGTGCCAACATCGCCTGCGAACTGCTCACCAATCCCCTCCTCATGCTCCTCGAT GAACCCACCTCAGGTCTGGACAGCCACTCGGCCATCTCGCTGATGAAGGTGCTGAAACGTTATGCCCAGCTGGAGCAGAAGACGATTGTGATAAGCGTGCATCAGCCGTCGTCGCAGATGTTCCACATGTTCgacaagctgctgctgttgcatcaGGGACGCACCGCCTACTTCGGCGAGGTGCAGAACATCTTTCGGCACTTTGAGGACATTGGTGTGACCATCAAGCCCCACTACAATCCCGCTGACTTTGTTT TGGAACAGCTGAAATCCCATCCGGATATACGTGAAAAGCTGTTTGTTGCCGCCAGGGAATCGCATTGCAACTACTTGAATACCatcaacagtaacagcaacggcaacggccatccacagagccagagccaggaCAAGTCGTTGGAGAAACAGCACAACAGCAATCTAATCAATTATGTTTACAATCAATACGCCAATCGACACAACACCACAAAGGATTGCGATGCCGATGAGGAGGCTGCTCAGCATTTGGTTTACAGCGCCGCCGATTCGCAATCGAATTTCAGTTCCTGCGCCTCCAGTGATTGCCAGTCGTACAGTGCGGGCAAAAAGTGTGCCAACGACGATGATTGGCTTTCGTATCCCACACGCTTTCACACCCAGTTCAGCGTGCTCTCCAGCCGCAATTTCAAGGAGGCCAAGCCGCGCATGCTCTCCAAACTGAATTGGTTCCAAACCATCGGTTTAGCTCTGATGGCCGGGGCCATTTGGTTCCAGCTGCCCCGCACCGAGGAGTTCCTGCACGATTTGCAGGGCTGGATGTTCTTCTCACAGACCTACTGGATGCTCTTTGCGCTCTTCGGTGCGCTCAATTCAT TCCCCTCAGAGCGTGAGGTCATCAGCAAGGAGCGTCGCTCGGGTGCCTATCGCTTGTCTGCCTATTATCTGGCCAAAATGTGCGCGGAACTTCCGCTGGTGATAACTTTACCCACTGTCTACCTCATGATAAGCTATCCCATGCTGGGCTGCAGCAG ctTTAAGCTCTTCTTTCTGATGCTAATCTTTTTGCTACTCAACACAATTGTGGCACAGAGCGTGGGCTTCTTCATTGGTGCCTGTTGCATGGACATGAATGTGAGCATTACGCTGAGTGCACTCTATACGCTTGCCACACAGCTCTTTGGCGGTTATCTTTCGTCACGCATTCCGGAAGGTCTCAGCTGGATACGGTATACATCAATGATACACTATGCATATCAGAATATGCAAATACTTGAGTTCCGCGAGGGTCCGCCTATTAG TTGCGGATCGCCGAGCAGCTATGAGATATGCAAACAGCAGACAACCGAATTCATTCCATATGAGGAAATACTCAAAGCACAAAACTCAACATCACCATTGTGGCTGAATACGCTGATACTGATGATGTTCTTTCTGGTATTTCGCGGACTGGGCTATGCGGTGCTGCGCTATTTGCGGTGCCCCAAAAAGACGTGA
- the LOC117564990 gene encoding uncharacterized protein LOC117564990 yields the protein MKLSIFENPNCLLNRRNRYQFLATFLVTFSTFSHGVGVGWMSPVMRDLQSPESPLSFEVFVEEISWIGSLIGIGSIIGNLLAGFLQDRIGRKPVLYFLAFPYLCFWLLAYFAQSVEYLYAGRLLAGITGGGGYIVLPIFISEISDAKIRGRLGSMLMLSVNMGVLVGYILSTNVHYYIAPFFIIPLPICYLVGNLFLPETPFYLITKGKFGAAEKSFRFYKNIQENDKTSMAEFEEIKYKLTKEQALKVNAFNYRDFITKPAFKAYATALVLLGCNQFTGTFCFTTYMTDIFEISHASMDAGTSTIILGAVQIVGVCATILFCDRYGRKFLLMISSLGASICLGAFGFYIYFAERYDLSAWGWIPLVLLTLEMFLCHIGLVGIIFVVLVEVMPARIRSVAVSTFIVLLSSLVFLTLKIFPLCLKYWGLALTMWAASVVGLLGFIYFSLCFVETKGKSMLDNRSFNTTGKMFAKLLNSPDCLLNQRNRKQFLATLLINLICIAHGIGIGWFAPTMRKMQTEETPMNFMATVSEVSWVGSFLGMGAMTGNALMGIILPYLGSKLCLLFVAIPQTCHWLLVYFAERVEYLYVGRFLAGLCSGGMYIVHSMFLSEISDPRIRGTLGAIVMLSVNIGVFLGYIMGTHMSFSITPFIVLLLPVCYFLLTLCFIPESPVHLIRKGNLKAAEISFRYYKNIKDFNRSAAVEEFEDMRQKLTEDDKASSNVTIKDFVSRSAFRAYASAAVLLIANQFSGIFAMVSYMSDIFEKSGSTMDPDTCTIIIGIVQILGTYATALLCDVWGRRLLLVVSSGGVAVSLFGFGFFTYFAQWYDLSDWSWVPLVLMSICIFMGNIGLVGCFFMALVEMFPLKIRTRATSISVVICGFCVFIMLNILPLCMAEWGLPATMWSCAGISALSFIYFVLFLKETKGKSMLEDFSVRNRISLVPDSISSKLEMFERLLARPNCLINRRNRYQLLSTVLINLICISHGIGIGWLSPTLRKLQTPESPLSFPLNVNEVSWVGSALGIGSVIGNSLSGLLISRLGSKACLLFIALPHSCLWIMVYFATSVEYLIAGRLLAGITGGGIYIIHPLFISEYCDANIRGTCATMVMLSVNTGILIGYIVGTHVSYYVVPFIVLILPLSFFISVLLFIRDSPMHLINKGKFTAAEASFRYYKNIKDSDSLSDQATAMAEFKDMKMTLTNEDNQLDKVTIKDFFTRAAIKGYAMASVIVIANQFSGVFTMVNYMTDIFAKSGSTMDPNTSTIIIGSVQLFGAYVTTLLCDVFGRRILMLVSSAGVALSLTGFGFFTYFTEMYDLSQWSWVPVAIMSVDIFLGNIGLVSCLFVLMVEMYPLKIRARATSISIVVCSSLVFLMLNIFPLCMHYWGLPTTMWSMGGITFFCFICFLFFLKETKGKSMLED from the exons ATGAAGCTAAGCATATTCGAGAATCCCAACTGCCTGCTGAATCGCAGAAATCGTTATCAGTTCTTAGCCACATTTCTAG TGACATTTTCGACATTTTCTCATGGGGTGGGCGTTGGTTGGATGTCCCCTGTTATGAGGGATTTGCAATCACCCGAATCGCCGCTCAGCTTTGAAGTGTTTGTTGAGGAAATATCCTGGATTGGCTCGCTGATTGGCATTGGCAGTATTATTGGGAATTTATTGGCTGGCTTTCTACAAGATCGCATTGGACGCAAGCCAGTCTTATATTTCCTAGCATTTCCTTATTTG TGTTTCTGGTTGTTGGCTTACTTTGCTCAGAGTGTGGAATATCTTTATGCGGGTCGTCTCTTGGCTGGCATTACAGGCGGCGGAGGCTATATAGTTTTACCCATTTTTATCAGTGAAATCTCCGATGCCAA AATTCGTGGTCGTCTTGGCTCTATGCTCATGCTCTCGGTCAACATGGGCGTGCTCGTTGGTTATATTCTCTCCACAAATGTGCATTACTATATAGCGCCCTTTTTCATCATTCCGCTGCCCATTTGCTATTTGGTTGGCAATCTTTTTCTGCCCGAGACGcctttttatttgattaccAAAGGCAAATTTGGTGCTGCAGAAAAGTCCTTTAGATTTTACAAGAATATTCAAGAGAATGACAAGACTTCAATGGCAGAGTTTGAGGAGATCAAGTATAAGTTGACCAAGGAACAGGCACTAAAGGTCAATGCCTTTAACTACAGGGACTTTA tTACCAAGCCTGCCTTTAAGGCTTATGCCACAGCCTTGGTGTTGCTCGGTTGCAATCAATTTACGGGCACCTTTTGCTTCACCACCTACATGACGGACATCTTTGAGATCTCACATGCTTCGATGGATGCGGGCACTTCCACGATTATCCTGGGAGCTGTCCAAATTGTGGGCGTCTGTGCCACAATTTTGTTCTGTGATCGATATGGTCGCAAATTCCTGTTAATGATCTCTTCCCTTGGTGCTTCCATTTGTCTAGGTGCCTTTGGTTTTTACATATACTTTGCGGAACGATACGATCTCTCTGCCTGGGGATGGATACCATTAGTTCTCTTGACATTGGAGATGTTCTTATGTCATATTGGTTTGGTTGGCATCATCTTTGTGGTCTTGGTTGAGGTCATGCCAGCTCGG ATACGTTCGGTGGCCGTCTCTACATTTATTGTTCTTCTCAGTTCTCTCGTTTTTCTCACGCTGAAAATCTTTCCACTCTGCTTAAAGTACTGGGGACTTGCCCTCACTATGTGGGCTGCCAGTGTCGTTGGATTGCTCGGCTTCATTTACTTTAGCTTGTGCTTTGTCGAGACCAAAGGCAAATCTATGCTGGATAAT AGATCATTCAACACGACTGGAAAAATGTTTGCGAAACTATTGAATAGTCCAGACTGTTTACTGAATCAAAGGAATCGCAAGCAATTTCTAGCCACATTGCTga tcaatttaatatgcattgcTCATGGCATTGGAATTGGTTGGTTTGCGCCCACAATGCGCAAAATGCAAACTGAAGAGACGCCTATGAATTTTATGGCCACCGTCTCTGAGGTCTCCTGGGTTGGTTCATTCCTGGGCATGGGAGCGATGACAGGAAATGCTCTAATGGGAATCATCCTTCCCTATTTGGGCAGCAAGTTGTGTCTACTTTTTGTGGCCATTCCTCAGACG tGCCATTGGCTTTTAGTCTATTTCGCCGAGAGAGTGGAATATCTCTATGTCGGACGCTTTCTTGCCGGTCTTTGCAGTGGCGGCATGTACATCGTTCATTCCATGTTCCTCAGCGAAATTTCAGATCCCAG AATTCGTGGGACACTCGGTGCTATAGTGATGTTATCTGTGAATATAGGCGTGTTTCTTGGCTACATTATGGGCACACACATGTCGTTCAGCATCACACCATTCATAGTATTATTACTTCCAGtttgttactttttattaACGCTATGTTTTATACCGGAATCGCCAGTGCATCTGATAAGAAAAGGCAACTTGAAGGCGGCTGAGATATCTTTCCGTTATTATAAGAATATCAAGGATTTCAATCGATCTGCAGCCGTGGAGGAATTTGAGGATATGCGACAGAAGCTAACGGAGGATGACAAAGCATCCAGTAACGTGACTATCAAGGATTTTG TGTCCAGGTCAGCTTTCCGAGCTTATGCATCCGCTGCAGTCTTGCTGATTGCGAATCAATTCAGCGGCATTTTCGCCATGGTCAGCTACATGTCGGACATCTTTGAAAAATCGGGCAGCACTATGGACCCAGATACCTGCACCATTATCATTGGCATCGTTCAGATTCTAGGCACATATGCAACGGCTTTACTTTGCGATGTCTGGGGACGTCGTCTGCTTCTCGTTGTCTCCTCGGGCGGAGTTGCTGTCAGTCTCtttggtttcggtttcttTACATATTTTGCACAGTGGTACGATTTGAGTGATTGGAGTTGGGTGCCTCTTGTGTTGATGTCGATCTGCATCTTTATGGGCAATATTGGACTTGTCGGCTGCTTCTTTATGGCCTTGGTCGAAATGTTTCCTCTAAAG ATTCGCACTCGTGCCACATCGATTTCTGTGGTTATTTGCGGATTCTGTGTGTTCATCATGCTCAACATTCTCCCACTGTGCATGGCTGAATGGGGTTTGCCAGCAACGATGTGGTCTTGTGCTGGGATATCAGCATtgagctttatttattttgtcttgTTCTTGAAggaaacaaaaggcaaatcCATGCTTGAAGACT TTTCAGTTAGAAATAGAATTTCGCTCGTGCCAGACTCAATCAGCTCGAAACTAGAAATGTTTGAACGACTCTTAGCGCGCCCAAACTGTCTGATTAATCGCAGGAATCGCTATCAGCTGTTATCCACAGTGCTAA ttaatttaatatgcatatcacatggcattggcattggttGGTTGTCGCCAACGCTGCGCAAGCTGCAAACTCCCGAATCGCCTTTGAGTTTTCCTCTCAACGTTAATGAAGTGTCTTGGGTGGGCTCCGCTTTGGGCATAGGTTCAGTTATTGGCAATTCACTCAGTGGTCTGTTAATTTCACGCCTAGGCAGCAAAGCTTGTCTGCTCTTCATCGCCTTACCACACTCA TGCCTTTGGATTATGGTGTACTTTGCCACGAGCGTGGAGTATCTGATCGCAGGACGCTTGCTAGCTGGCATCACAGGAGGCGGCATTTATATAATACATCCACTTTTTATCAGTGAATATTGCGATGCAAA cATCCGTGGAACTTGTGCCACCATGGTAATGTTGTCGGTTAACACGGGCATTCTTATAGGCTACATTGTGGGCACTCATGTCTCATACTATGTTGTGCCATTTATCGTACTTATCTTACCGCTTAGTTTCTTTATATCTGTGCTCTTATTCATACGCGACTCACCGATGCATCTCATCAACAAGGGCAAGTTTACGGCTGCTGAAGCATCTTTTAGATACTACAAGAACATTAAAGATAGCGACAGCTTAAGTGATCAGGCCACCGCAATGGCAGAATTTAAAGATATGAAAATGACCCTGACAAATGAAGATAATCAGCTCGACAAGGTGACCATAAAGGACTTTT TCACTCGAGCTGCCATTAAAGGCTATGCTATGGCTTCTGTTATAGTCATTGCTAATCAGTTTAGCGGCGTCTTTACCATGGTCAACTATATGACGGATATCTTTGCCAAGTCGGGCAGCACCATGGATCCAAATACTAGCACAATTATCATTGGATCTGTGCAACTCTTTGGTGCCTATGTCACTACACTGCTTTGCGATGTCTTTGGCCGCAGAATTCTGATGCTCGTCTCATCGGCAGGCGTAGCATTAAGTTTAACTGGTTTCGGTTTCTTTACCTACTTCACTGAGATGTATGATCTGAGCCAATGGAGCTGGGTGCCAGTGGCCATAATGTCGGTGGACATCTTTTTGGGCAACATTGGCCTAGTTAGCTGCCTATTTGTGCTCATGGTTGAAATGTATCCCCTCAAG aTTCGTGCCAGAGCAACATCAATTTCGATTGTTGTCTGCAGTTCATTGGTATTTCTCATGCTCAACATTTTCCCTCTATGCATGCATTACTGGGGTCTGCCTACAACAATGTGGTCTATGGGGGGCATTACTTTCttctgttttatttgctttttattctttttaaaagaAACTAAAGGAAAGTCGATGCTAGAAGATTGA